The window CCCATGTCCGGCGCAACGCGGTGGGCCCTTACCGGTTCACTGCAACGCCCGGTGAAATCACGGCGATTATAAAGGAGGAACCCGAACCACAAGAGGTCCTTCTGTCCTTTCCTAATATGGAGGCGACTTGCACTTGCGATGAACCCAGCTGGTGTTCCCACCGGATTGCCGTCGTTTTTCATCTCTTTTCCCAGTTCCATTCGATTACGGACTGGCTGCATGAATGGCGGGAGATGGAGACGGCGCAAATGGCCCTGTCCGTTTTCGATCGGACGCCCGATGCGTGGATCCAAGTGCTATCCCGCTTAACCGCCCCGCTGCGCCACATCGAATTGAATGAAAATCCAGGGGTTTTCATTCACGAAAGCAATTTAATCGAACAGAAAATGAAGCCGCTCTCCCCTTTCGAATGGGAGTGGAAGCCGCTTTTTGAATTATATTACCGGCTCCATTTACTCGACGCCGCCTGGCCGTACGTTTCTGGCCATCTGAAAGGCGATAACCTGTCCTTTCATTATGGGAAATGGTATGTGAAAAATTGGCTGACGGAACAGATGGAAAAACTGCAAGACTCCGTGCACTCGATCGGTTCGAAACCGAAACTGTTCGAGGCGGATGTATTCCATGAGCGCTTGAAAGAGATGGTGCGAGCATTCGCCTTGTTCAATGAAGGGCTGCTTGATGAACGGTTTTACGTGTACCGGCTCTTTTGGCAAGGGCTTTTCGTGGAGACCGCTTCCCGGGAGGCTGAGGTAACGATCCTGCAAAATTACGATACGGATGAATCTCGCATGTTCACCGCATTGTTCCATCTTCTGCAAGGCCGGCAAGATAAATTGGAGCAGGCAGTCGCTCATATGGAGACGGCCCAAGTGCCGATTTGGCTTCCCTTGGCGGATTTGGCCGAAGGGGAGGAGGAGATCGATTCTCTGACCGTCATCATGCAGGCATTGCTTCCGCACCTTGGCGACTTCGTCAGTAATGCGGATGGCTATGCGTACAATTCCTCTTTCATCCGTCATTTGGACGGTTTATTGGAAACGGCCGATTTCCCTGATGCGGATCGGGAGGCGCTCTTCCTTCAATACGGTATGGCAGGCGTCGACATATACGCGGATTTCCTTGTGGAGAGCAACCGGTTTGCCGAATGGGCCGCTTTGATGCATCGATTCCGTGTCACCTATGAAGAGGCTGAAGTGGGCGGCCTAAAGATTGCATTGGCTGAAGATCCCGCTACCGTCCTTCCCCTCCTCCACACTTATGCCATGCAATTAATCAATGAAAAGAATCGGCATAGCTATCGTTCCGCTGTCCGCATTTTCAAGAAGATGAAAGCGGGCTCGAAAAAAAGCGGAAAAGTTGAGTTCTGGAACCGGTATATCGATACCGTGCGCGAGAAATACCGCCGCCTTCGCGCATTAATGGAAGAAATGGAGAAAGGGAATTTGAACATATGAATGAAACATTAAACCTTCTATTCCGCCTGTCCATCCAGCAGGCGGATCATCGTCTTTTTTCCATCTCTGCAGAAGATCCGGATGGTGTCCGGATAGCTCCCGATCAACTCGCTTCCTATTTGTTCTTTAATCAAGAGCAGTCCTTGTTCGGTCTGCTTGTCGACGTGACGGAGAATGCGGTCAAGCTCCGACCGGATCAGCTGCTTTCGATTTTTTCCCGCATGCACCCGTTTGTGACGGTGGAAGGGATGACCGAAAGTAACAGCCGCCTTCTCAAAGCCATCCGCGAAGCAGCCACTGCCTGGTCGGATGGCGATGTGTGGGCCCACGCGGAGCTGGAAGACGGCAAACTCCGGTTCCGTGACGGTGTATCGGATGAAGCGGCCACCCTCCTTGTGCTCGCAGTCGATAGCAAATTGACGGACCTTGGCATTCATCCCGAGCAGCTGGCCACCTTGCTGCCCCATTTGCAGACGTACGGCTGGCCCGATGAATCACCTGAAGATATGTCGGTCCGCGTCGCCTTCCGTTTGACCGAACCGGAGATGGATACGGACTCCGAATGGTTGCTTGAAACCGTCCTTGTGAGCGAAAGGGGATCGCACTGGGTACCCGCAGTCCGCAAGAAAGATGCGGCCATCGGGGACGCCCTGCCGGCGAAATGGAAGCCATTTGCGGAGGATATTTTAAAAAGGCAGTCTGAAATGGCGTCTTTCCTCAGTTCGGTGGACATCTTGCCCGGTGATCGATTCCTCTCCTTCGAAATGGCGGATAGCGATGTCCGGCTGTTCATTCAAAACGATTTGCCGCTCTTTCAGACGTTCGGATTCCCGGTTATCCTTCCGGCTTGGTTGAAATCGGTGACCGAATCGAAAATGCGGATCCGGACGAACGCGGGCGTCACTTCGTTTAAGTCGGCAACGGGCCTTGATGAAGTGCTGTCCTTCGATTGGAGTTTCTCACTCGCTGATCGGGAAATCGACCGGGAAACCTTCCGCAAGCTCGTCGACGAAAACCGGGAGTATATCCGTTCGGGTGACGAATGGTTCCATATCGACCCTCAGTGGCTCCAGAAAATTCGGGAATTGATGGACCGGGCGGATGCCGGCGAATGGACCGTGAAGGATCTGCTGTTCCAGGATGTGCCGGAGGAGATTGTCCCCATGGAAGACGAAGACCTTTCGGACGATCCCCTTTTCGCTTTCACGATGGAGAAATCGCTGCGCCATTATATGGAGATGCTCTCCGATAAGAAAGGGTTGCCTGAAGCGGGTATTCCCGAGGACTTGCAGACGGATCTTCGTCCGTACCAGGTCGATGGCTATAACTGGCTTGTCTTCATGCGTGCCAATCAATTCGGGGCCTGCCTTGCGGATGATATGGGACTTGGAAAGACGGTCCAGCTTATCGCCTATTTGCTGAATGTCCATCGGAAGCGGATTGCGGATTCCCCGTCATTGATTGTCTGCCCGACGAGCGTGCTGGGGAACTGGCAGAAAGAGATTGAGCGGTTTGCTCCTTCCCTTTCCGTCCATACGCATTACGGAC is drawn from Sporosarcina sp. FSL W7-1349 and contains these coding sequences:
- a CDS encoding DEAD/DEAH box helicase, with amino-acid sequence MNETLNLLFRLSIQQADHRLFSISAEDPDGVRIAPDQLASYLFFNQEQSLFGLLVDVTENAVKLRPDQLLSIFSRMHPFVTVEGMTESNSRLLKAIREAATAWSDGDVWAHAELEDGKLRFRDGVSDEAATLLVLAVDSKLTDLGIHPEQLATLLPHLQTYGWPDESPEDMSVRVAFRLTEPEMDTDSEWLLETVLVSERGSHWVPAVRKKDAAIGDALPAKWKPFAEDILKRQSEMASFLSSVDILPGDRFLSFEMADSDVRLFIQNDLPLFQTFGFPVILPAWLKSVTESKMRIRTNAGVTSFKSATGLDEVLSFDWSFSLADREIDRETFRKLVDENREYIRSGDEWFHIDPQWLQKIRELMDRADAGEWTVKDLLFQDVPEEIVPMEDEDLSDDPLFAFTMEKSLRHYMEMLSDKKGLPEAGIPEDLQTDLRPYQVDGYNWLVFMRANQFGACLADDMGLGKTVQLIAYLLNVHRKRIADSPSLIVCPTSVLGNWQKEIERFAPSLSVHTHYGPSRAKEENFKALLETIKPDVVLTTFGTASQDGEMLADIEFASITLDEAQNIKNMQTKQSRMIRKLHGRHHIALTGTPIENRLSELWAIFDFIHKGYFGSFRKFTDNFSIPIERDDSELDKRKLRAKIRPFLLRRTKNDPELQLNLPKKLEQNEYCPLTAEQAALYESFLEETKFKLQTLTGFEKKGLILKMLSRLKQLCNHPALFLKEPAAPAEQLLARSDKLERIVTMAADIAGNGEQCLIFTQYIGMGQLIRQSLSELHGIDVPFLTGSMPKGQRDHLVAAFQNGEFPVFILSLKAGGTGLNLTRANHVLHADRWWNPAVENQATDRAYRIGQTKFVHVHKFVTIGTIEEKIDKMLAEKAELSAELIQSSQWLTELSDTELEDLLSFDQ